From the Candidatus Krumholzibacteriota bacterium genome, one window contains:
- a CDS encoding cupin domain-containing protein, protein MLKTNQVGKRIRKIREARYMTLKKLEAEAGISATHISEIERGKTSPTIKALIRIADALEKDPAYFLEKKELPDVSFISLEDRQTIDLERKNGVSSELTNSIPGGRISSRLITLVPDGEGEFDIHAHEGDETVLVLEGYVTFQVEDKNYTLKSGDSIYIVGNQSHGFRNVSDKEEAKLIWVGSERYIR, encoded by the coding sequence ATGTTAAAGACAAACCAGGTTGGTAAAAGGATAAGAAAAATTAGGGAAGCCCGATATATGACCCTTAAAAAGCTAGAAGCCGAGGCTGGTATTTCCGCTACTCATATTTCAGAAATTGAGAGGGGTAAAACTTCTCCTACTATAAAAGCGCTTATTCGTATCGCCGATGCGTTGGAGAAGGATCCGGCTTATTTTCTTGAGAAGAAAGAGCTGCCGGATGTTTCTTTTATATCTCTTGAAGATCGTCAAACCATAGATCTTGAAAGAAAGAATGGAGTTTCTTCTGAGCTCACAAACTCAATACCCGGCGGCAGAATAAGTTCCCGCCTGATTACTTTGGTCCCCGATGGAGAAGGGGAATTTGACATACATGCTCATGAGGGTGATGAAACTGTTCTTGTATTGGAAGGTTATGTTACTTTTCAGGTCGAAGATAAGAATTACACTTTGAAGAGTGGCGACAGCATTTATATCGTTGGAAATCAGAGCCATGGTTTTCGGAATGTTTCCGATAAAGAAGAAGCCAAATTAATATGGGTTGGCTCAGAACGTTATATAAGATAA
- a CDS encoding XRE family transcriptional regulator, with protein MVSMVRDKWIGKRLKEHRLAKGLTLKEVESSAGVSATHISEIERGMTSPTIGALSKITDAIGIELSGLIKKEYFSGMSIVSRNERKPMQFKDWGATYYSMTKDISNPKISLLEVKLDPGIKRPEEKSSHEGEEFAFVIKGVMEILIGDEQYIMKEGDSIHYMANKPHAMRNIGGVTCRAIWVTMPPFIL; from the coding sequence ATGGTAAGTATGGTAAGAGATAAATGGATTGGAAAGCGGCTCAAAGAGCACAGGCTCGCGAAGGGTTTGACCCTAAAAGAAGTAGAATCCTCTGCCGGAGTCTCTGCTACTCATATCTCGGAGATTGAACGGGGGATGACTTCGCCTACAATAGGGGCTTTATCAAAAATTACTGATGCTATTGGCATTGAGCTTTCCGGTTTGATAAAAAAAGAATATTTTTCCGGTATGTCCATTGTATCTAGAAATGAACGTAAACCGATGCAGTTCAAGGATTGGGGCGCAACGTATTATTCTATGACAAAAGATATCAGCAATCCGAAGATTTCTTTGCTGGAAGTCAAACTTGACCCCGGAATTAAACGTCCCGAAGAGAAAAGTTCCCATGAAGGGGAAGAATTCGCGTTTGTAATAAAAGGAGTTATGGAGATACTAATTGGAGATGAGCAGTATATTATGAAAGAAGGCGACAGTATCCATTACATGGCCAACAAGCCCCACGCGATGAGGAATATCGGGGGAGTTACATGCCGCGCTATTTGGGTAACAATGCCGCCGTTTATACTGTGA
- a CDS encoding glycosyltransferase family 9 protein, which yields MDSEDLKILVIRFSSLGDLILMLPLLSRLRAIFPNSVIDLATKEEYSDLFEGNKNIDNLHTLNEGGFRQLFVLRKKIQQNKYDIILDAHNVIRSNFLYHTTRAKRKAQITKDHIKKLLLIKYKINLYKEAGTQVEKYLDLTNLFDASYGKGEENKFQLPREALDTADTIIKKADFGEKEIIAVAPGAKWDTKKWPEKKFRNLVSTLGRNNFNIVIVGGAEEKTLSNIIAETSQSPLINTTGELKIWETGAILKKCILLVTNDSALLHLSEYVGTPVAALFGPTVREFGYYPLLEESKAVEIDLDCRPCSRSGSNVCPIGTKECLKSISVDTVIKNIESILAEKIVIR from the coding sequence ATGGATTCAGAAGATCTGAAAATTCTTGTTATCCGGTTCAGTTCGCTTGGGGATCTTATCTTAATGCTGCCTCTCTTAAGCAGGCTTCGGGCTATCTTTCCAAATAGCGTTATTGACCTCGCCACTAAAGAAGAATACAGCGATTTGTTCGAAGGAAATAAAAATATCGACAATTTGCACACTTTAAATGAAGGGGGCTTTCGTCAACTTTTCGTGCTTCGGAAAAAAATTCAACAAAATAAATATGATATTATTCTGGACGCTCACAATGTAATCAGAAGTAATTTTCTCTACCACACAACCCGCGCGAAAAGAAAAGCTCAGATCACAAAAGACCATATAAAAAAATTGCTGCTTATAAAATATAAAATCAATCTCTACAAAGAAGCCGGAACTCAGGTAGAAAAATACCTTGATTTAACAAATTTATTTGACGCGTCGTACGGAAAAGGGGAGGAAAATAAATTCCAGCTGCCGCGCGAAGCACTTGACACGGCGGATACTATTATCAAAAAAGCTGATTTTGGAGAAAAAGAAATAATCGCAGTTGCTCCGGGAGCAAAGTGGGATACGAAGAAATGGCCTGAGAAAAAATTCCGGAATCTTGTCTCAACTCTGGGCAGAAACAACTTTAATATTGTGATTGTCGGAGGGGCTGAAGAAAAAACATTATCCAACATAATTGCCGAGACAAGCCAATCACCCTTAATTAACACAACTGGAGAACTGAAAATATGGGAAACGGGAGCCATTCTGAAGAAATGCATTCTTCTGGTCACAAATGACTCCGCTCTTCTACACCTTTCAGAATATGTCGGCACACCTGTAGCGGCTCTTTTCGGCCCTACCGTGAGAGAGTTCGGTTACTACCCCCTCCTTGAAGAAAGCAAAGCTGTCGAGATCGATCTGGATTGCAGACCATGCTCGAGGAGTGGATCAAACGTATGCCCGATCGGAACAAAAGAATGTCTGAAATCTATAAGCGTAGATACTGTTATTAAAAATATCGAATCGATACTCGCTGAAAAGATAGTCATCAGATGA
- a CDS encoding glycosyltransferase N-terminal domain-containing protein, with amino-acid sequence MFLRKNTYRALSYIAPHLAKLAGIFNNKIAEGIHARKGIKLRWRNKCRNLDRKKKIVWFHVASVGEFLQAKPVICLLSEKLGSSVDVALTFYSPSGIKNYSKFSLPGETEIINFVDYLPFDTPANARFCLNNLNPDIIIYVHSDLWPNLIMEASKVDIPQILISGTLSSKSKRLSPLVRSFYGELYSLLDSIAAISEKDAARFKKYGRKLNIFTAGDTRFDQVIQRIENSDVKPLGIPTTGQNDFIIAGSTWPEDEKVVIPGFRKLISDYPELKLILAPHEPTGKRISKIKAALKDQGIDYHLLSSIDQKSFDTKPVIIADGVGYLAELYRFGSLAYIGGSFTTGVHNVMEPSVFSLPTLFGPRINNSFEALKLISFGAGTIVETPEEFAETASKFLNDRKLLEKYGKIASEFIRNNSGASEISCKLILNTLYR; translated from the coding sequence ATGTTTTTAAGAAAAAATACATATAGAGCGCTCAGTTATATTGCCCCTCATCTTGCCAAACTGGCCGGAATATTCAATAATAAAATCGCTGAAGGAATTCATGCCCGTAAAGGAATAAAATTAAGGTGGAGAAATAAATGCCGCAATCTCGATAGAAAAAAAAAGATCGTATGGTTTCATGTAGCATCTGTGGGCGAATTTCTTCAAGCAAAACCAGTGATTTGTCTTCTTTCTGAAAAACTGGGGTCTTCAGTTGATGTAGCCCTTACGTTCTACTCACCTTCCGGGATAAAAAATTACAGCAAGTTCAGCCTCCCCGGGGAAACGGAAATAATTAATTTCGTTGATTACCTTCCGTTTGACACTCCCGCCAACGCCCGTTTCTGCCTAAATAATCTTAACCCCGATATTATTATCTATGTTCATTCAGATCTCTGGCCTAATCTCATAATGGAAGCTTCTAAAGTCGATATTCCGCAAATACTTATTTCCGGAACCTTGTCTTCAAAGTCAAAAAGACTTTCACCACTGGTTAGAAGCTTTTATGGAGAGCTGTATTCACTTCTTGATTCTATTGCCGCAATTTCGGAAAAAGACGCGGCAAGATTTAAGAAATACGGCCGAAAATTAAATATATTTACTGCCGGTGACACAAGGTTTGATCAAGTAATCCAGCGAATAGAGAATTCTGATGTGAAACCTCTTGGTATTCCAACCACCGGACAGAACGATTTTATTATCGCGGGGAGCACCTGGCCTGAAGATGAAAAAGTGGTGATACCCGGATTCCGAAAGCTGATTAGTGATTATCCTGAGTTGAAACTTATACTGGCTCCCCATGAACCTACAGGGAAACGTATCAGCAAGATCAAAGCTGCTCTTAAAGATCAAGGTATCGATTATCACCTTCTTTCCTCTATCGATCAAAAGAGTTTTGATACTAAACCTGTAATAATTGCTGACGGTGTGGGATATCTTGCCGAACTTTACCGCTTCGGTTCTCTCGCCTATATAGGAGGAAGCTTCACGACAGGTGTGCATAATGTCATGGAACCGTCAGTTTTTTCTCTCCCGACTCTTTTCGGTCCGAGAATCAATAATTCTTTTGAAGCTCTGAAGCTTATTTCTTTTGGCGCCGGAACGATCGTCGAGACTCCCGAAGAATTTGCTGAAACCGCGTCAAAATTCCTCAATGACAGGAAACTTCTTGAAAAATACGGAAAAATAGCCTCGGAATTCATAAGGAACAATAGCGGGGCTTCAGAAATATCCTGTAAGTTAATCCTTAATACCCTTTACCGTTAA
- a CDS encoding sodium:solute symporter family protein — protein sequence MTNNNLILWGIIIAYMAFIFIKGVSKAKKIEDSDDFLVAGRGVTWFFLFCTMGATVIGGGCSIGAIAKTYDWGILMLLVSTGWYLHFIFSGLFVAPKFRDAELYTVAGYFGHRFGERPRFIVLILSLLFSVFIVAAQMAAFGSVLSAVLPNFADAQNILRWSIFVGGTMVVIYSTAGGLFAVIHTDMFQFIILIAGFIITLIWCVPDIVGSWHSVRNTVKPEFFMLEGGKGWLFLITTFLTFLFGETFAPGYATRYCVGKNIKETKIGIAGVGFFLAVFFPVVLFFIALYARIHFPDIDPQQALPQVVRQLNNPVIGGLIIGALLMAVMSSADSALNSSTAIFVKDLFEHQLGWKDKGDGRMLRLARICSASLGIAAVGVAILWSDIIGLLLFTYHLWAPAIILPIIIGVFYKEKTRELNNHIMISMLAAIFTTLTYRFIFYQGNVDTSGFNEFFKKLVTIDPAVIGVITSCLVFLVIRILSRALNTFSFQSES from the coding sequence ATGACGAATAATAATCTCATCCTCTGGGGCATTATAATCGCTTATATGGCCTTTATATTTATCAAAGGCGTTTCTAAGGCCAAAAAGATCGAGGATTCAGACGATTTTCTGGTAGCGGGCCGCGGTGTAACATGGTTTTTCCTCTTTTGCACAATGGGTGCTACGGTTATAGGCGGCGGTTGTTCTATAGGTGCTATCGCCAAGACATATGACTGGGGCATTCTTATGCTTCTGGTTTCTACCGGATGGTATCTGCATTTTATATTCAGCGGTTTGTTTGTAGCCCCGAAATTCAGAGACGCTGAATTATATACTGTTGCCGGTTATTTCGGACACAGGTTTGGGGAAAGACCCCGTTTTATTGTTTTGATTCTTTCTCTCCTCTTCTCGGTATTTATAGTTGCTGCTCAGATGGCGGCTTTTGGAAGTGTTCTCTCCGCTGTTCTTCCTAATTTCGCGGACGCGCAGAATATTCTAAGATGGTCAATCTTTGTAGGTGGAACAATGGTAGTAATTTATAGTACTGCTGGTGGACTTTTCGCGGTTATTCACACCGATATGTTTCAGTTTATCATTCTTATCGCGGGTTTTATAATTACACTCATATGGTGCGTTCCTGATATCGTGGGGTCCTGGCATTCAGTTAGAAATACTGTTAAACCGGAATTCTTTATGCTGGAAGGGGGGAAGGGGTGGCTTTTTTTAATAACCACTTTTCTTACTTTTCTCTTCGGTGAAACATTTGCTCCGGGTTACGCTACAAGGTACTGTGTTGGTAAAAATATTAAAGAGACTAAGATCGGGATTGCGGGAGTTGGATTCTTCCTTGCTGTATTTTTCCCTGTTGTTCTATTTTTTATAGCTCTGTACGCCAGGATTCATTTTCCCGATATAGATCCTCAGCAGGCGCTTCCTCAAGTTGTGCGCCAACTGAACAATCCGGTTATCGGTGGATTAATAATAGGGGCTTTACTAATGGCCGTTATGTCCTCAGCCGATTCAGCCTTGAATTCATCAACCGCTATTTTTGTGAAGGATCTATTCGAACATCAGCTCGGCTGGAAGGATAAAGGTGATGGGCGTATGCTCAGATTGGCCAGGATCTGTTCAGCGTCACTTGGTATCGCGGCTGTGGGTGTTGCTATTCTCTGGTCTGATATCATAGGTCTGCTCCTCTTTACATATCATCTGTGGGCTCCGGCTATAATTCTGCCAATTATTATTGGGGTATTCTATAAGGAGAAAACAAGAGAGCTTAATAATCATATAATGATTTCAATGCTTGCCGCAATCTTTACAACTCTAACGTACAGGTTTATCTTCTATCAGGGTAATGTTGACACGAGCGGTTTCAACGAATTTTTTAAGAAGCTTGTAACTATTGACCCCGCTGTAATAGGTGTAATTACGTCATGTCTGGTGTTTCTTGTTATTAGAATATTATCCAGAGCATTAAACACATTTTCTTTTCAGAGTGAATCATAA
- a CDS encoding alanine racemase → MNRIRINLEAMRQNLIAANELMLAQGATWTVVTKVLCGHVETLRALVLSGVKSIGESRFRNLQSFKEYVPDLETWYLRIPSMSAIKEVINFSEVSLNSEYEIIMKLNKEARRQEKLHHIVIMIELGDLREGILPGSLVKFYKKIFHLSNINVIGIGANLGCLVGAIPTIDQFMQLKLYKELLELKFDRKLPLISAGTTATLPLVIEKRLPRGINHFRIGEGVFLGNDLINGGTLPDFRNDIVVLEAEVIEIKKKSLASTGETGSLAPFEIESEEDYEVGQRGYRALVNVGQLDTNVNGLTPVNESYKIAGASSDITVVNVGDNPSDLKVGGYIKFKLNYAALLRLMNSEYVKKVVEPSLEGFEYRIKGEKALNMPVSLSNENSDINVGK, encoded by the coding sequence ATGAATAGAATTAGAATTAATCTTGAGGCTATGAGGCAGAATTTAATTGCCGCTAATGAGTTGATGTTAGCGCAGGGTGCGACTTGGACTGTGGTAACTAAGGTTTTGTGCGGTCATGTTGAAACTCTAAGGGCGCTTGTCCTAAGCGGCGTGAAGTCTATAGGTGAATCCAGATTCAGGAATCTTCAGTCTTTTAAGGAGTACGTACCTGATCTTGAAACCTGGTACCTTAGAATTCCAAGTATGTCCGCTATTAAAGAAGTGATTAATTTCTCTGAAGTAAGTCTTAACAGTGAATATGAAATCATTATGAAATTGAATAAAGAAGCCAGAAGGCAGGAAAAATTACATCATATTGTTATTATGATCGAACTTGGTGATCTCCGGGAGGGTATTCTCCCGGGGTCACTCGTTAAATTCTATAAGAAGATATTTCACCTTTCCAATATTAATGTGATCGGTATAGGAGCGAATCTGGGCTGTCTGGTTGGAGCTATTCCAACAATCGACCAGTTTATGCAGTTAAAATTATACAAGGAATTGCTGGAATTGAAATTTGATCGCAAACTGCCCCTTATCTCAGCAGGAACAACAGCAACACTTCCTCTCGTGATCGAGAAACGTTTACCCAGGGGTATAAATCATTTTAGAATTGGAGAGGGAGTGTTTCTTGGAAATGATCTTATTAACGGAGGAACATTACCCGATTTCAGAAACGACATTGTTGTCCTTGAAGCGGAAGTTATTGAAATCAAGAAAAAAAGTCTGGCCTCTACCGGGGAAACAGGTTCACTGGCGCCTTTCGAAATTGAATCTGAAGAGGATTACGAAGTAGGGCAGCGCGGCTACAGAGCCCTTGTAAATGTCGGACAGCTCGACACAAATGTCAACGGACTTACACCTGTAAACGAATCTTACAAAATAGCCGGCGCGAGTAGTGATATTACTGTTGTTAATGTGGGTGATAACCCTTCCGATCTTAAGGTTGGGGGATATATTAAATTTAAGTTGAACTACGCGGCCCTCTTAAGACTTATGAATAGTGAATATGTAAAGAAAGTAGTTGAACCGTCACTTGAAGGATTTGAGTATAGAATAAAGGGTGAAAAGGCGCTTAATATGCCGGTATCCCTTTCGAACGAGAATTCTGATATTAATGTTGGTAAATAA
- a CDS encoding GNAT family N-acetyltransferase: protein MGKFENNEIEIHELRSNNDFPEWLNRDTLAEFLYESLKPFEDPLPQVKSGIDYALSSTDVKNGFIVLALKDKQPIGSVVMLKTNMSGYVPDYLLLFVAVTPTERGKGIGGKIIMEAIDRADGDVNLHVEYDNPAKRLYERLGFVNKYADMRYLKEGN from the coding sequence ATGGGCAAATTTGAAAATAATGAAATAGAAATCCATGAACTCAGGAGTAATAATGATTTTCCAGAGTGGCTGAATCGCGACACCTTAGCTGAATTTCTGTATGAAAGTCTTAAACCCTTCGAAGATCCTTTGCCGCAGGTAAAAAGCGGAATTGACTACGCGCTTTCATCTACAGATGTTAAGAATGGTTTTATCGTGCTTGCCTTGAAGGATAAACAGCCGATTGGTTCAGTAGTTATGCTTAAGACTAATATGTCGGGGTATGTTCCGGATTATCTGCTTCTTTTTGTTGCTGTAACACCCACGGAGAGGGGTAAAGGTATTGGAGGGAAAATAATCATGGAGGCTATTGACCGTGCCGATGGTGATGTAAATCTTCATGTTGAATATGATAATCCGGCCAAGAGATTGTATGAGAGGCTTGGTTTTGTTAATAAATATGCGGATATGAGATATTTGAAAGAAGGCAATTAA
- a CDS encoding MarR family transcriptional regulator — MGKYMDDYSDKVLISLRRIIRAVSIYSKGIAARYALTVPQLLLLKEIKRSNRITVSELAGVVNLSSATVSDIVDRLKKKMLIHKRRYKYDRRKVLIFLTEKGEEVLANAPSLLQKRFIDKFKKLKTEEKDDLCAALDVIASMMEEEALEAGHVISGGVKSAANLKP, encoded by the coding sequence TTGGGTAAATATATGGATGATTACAGTGATAAAGTACTTATCTCGCTGAGACGCATTATCAGAGCTGTTTCTATTTATTCAAAGGGGATAGCGGCAAGGTACGCTCTCACTGTGCCTCAACTTTTGTTACTTAAAGAGATTAAACGCTCGAATAGGATAACTGTCAGCGAACTTGCCGGTGTAGTTAACTTGAGTTCAGCGACGGTTAGCGATATTGTTGACCGTCTTAAGAAGAAAATGCTTATTCATAAAAGAAGATATAAGTATGACAGAAGAAAAGTTCTTATTTTTCTCACGGAAAAGGGTGAAGAGGTTTTAGCTAATGCCCCTTCGCTGCTGCAGAAGAGGTTTATTGATAAATTCAAGAAGTTGAAAACTGAAGAGAAAGACGATTTGTGCGCGGCGTTAGATGTAATTGCATCTATGATGGAGGAGGAAGCTCTTGAAGCCGGGCATGTTATTTCCGGCGGGGTTAAAAGTGCCGCTAATCTGAAACCATAA
- a CDS encoding C1 family peptidase, with the protein MKLPEKGKHIFIIVIAVFSMIFSAGGVSAAEDQEIASLQREIDSKGYNWTAERTWVTDLSDEEFQRLLGARIPEDLQKRIDSRHETIIPKLQSRLLPSSFDWRDYDIVTPVKNQGSCGSCWDFAGIGALEAVLAINESVEYDLSEQQILSCATPGSGCSGGWYATVWDYIRNSGAVLELCMPYEADDTVPCDDGSCEKVASNNGWVDVQNNVDEIKEQVLISPVATTFHVYDDFGSYGGGCYEHSGDDPINHAVVIVGWADSMCGNEGAWLVKNSWGSSWGDSGYFWIKYGSCNIGTATQRVIYSTGNQLVFDQYSIGDSTGDGDGRADPGESVELTVTLFSDILSEQRQNVQAGISTSGSVIDVIQSSSGYGTMNPGDYSSGTPSYEITVSEFAQPGTHIPFVLNITADGGFTSSDTFEIAIGNPPVLLVDDDDGSGIDSYIKESLDNNCYFYEVWEEVENGYITGSEMANYSSVIWMTGTAGDIESSNRNAITSFLGSGGNLLITGQDVGWQLNYEGNSDEIAFYNDYLRANYIQDDSGYRSLTGIAGDPVGDGLSFDIGGGDGSCNQNWPSEIEPLVNAEAVFEYQSGIEGALRYTGSYKLIYCAFGLEAVNISAVRDTLIRRSLEWLVDSWPDLEQPQVEVIAPDGGETFRCGQECEISWAASDNTGITSVDILLSRDGGMSFPDTIAAGESNDSLYTWLVSDSVSTSNRVRVIARDAAGLAQYDNSDGNFSTEVITGEPDNPEPGRFILSQNIPNPFNPITTIRFNVPRRSNVNISVYDVAGRLIRVLLDKEVEPGQREIIWDGTDFRGDKVGSGVYLCRMISDDFEKSSKMVLMR; encoded by the coding sequence ATGAAATTGCCTGAAAAAGGGAAACATATATTTATAATTGTAATAGCAGTCTTTTCAATGATCTTTTCAGCGGGCGGGGTCTCAGCCGCGGAAGATCAGGAGATTGCATCTCTTCAGCGGGAAATTGACAGCAAAGGATATAATTGGACAGCTGAGAGAACATGGGTGACAGATCTTTCTGATGAAGAATTCCAGAGGCTTCTCGGCGCGAGAATACCTGAGGATTTACAGAAGCGGATAGACAGTCGGCATGAGACAATTATTCCAAAGCTTCAATCACGGCTTCTTCCTTCAAGTTTTGATTGGCGGGATTATGATATTGTAACGCCTGTAAAGAATCAGGGATCATGTGGAAGCTGTTGGGATTTTGCCGGAATTGGAGCTTTAGAGGCTGTTTTGGCAATCAATGAGTCTGTTGAGTATGATCTCTCTGAACAGCAGATACTTTCATGTGCCACGCCGGGATCGGGATGCAGTGGAGGATGGTATGCGACTGTGTGGGATTATATCAGAAACAGCGGCGCCGTGCTTGAATTGTGTATGCCCTACGAAGCTGATGATACTGTGCCATGTGATGATGGCTCCTGCGAGAAAGTTGCTTCAAATAATGGCTGGGTAGACGTTCAGAATAACGTCGATGAGATAAAAGAACAGGTACTTATTTCTCCGGTTGCTACTACTTTTCATGTTTATGATGATTTCGGATCGTATGGTGGAGGATGTTATGAGCACTCGGGCGATGACCCGATAAATCACGCGGTAGTTATTGTGGGCTGGGCCGACAGTATGTGCGGTAATGAGGGCGCGTGGCTTGTTAAAAACAGCTGGGGGAGCAGCTGGGGAGATTCAGGATATTTTTGGATAAAGTATGGTTCCTGTAATATTGGAACCGCCACTCAGCGGGTAATCTACAGTACTGGAAATCAACTGGTCTTCGATCAGTATTCAATCGGCGACTCAACTGGTGACGGAGACGGAAGAGCGGATCCGGGTGAGAGTGTAGAACTGACTGTTACACTATTCAGCGATATTCTCTCAGAACAGAGACAGAACGTGCAAGCAGGCATTTCTACTTCCGGCAGCGTAATTGACGTTATTCAATCCAGCTCCGGTTACGGAACAATGAATCCCGGTGATTATTCGTCCGGAACACCTTCTTATGAAATAACTGTAAGTGAATTCGCTCAACCCGGAACCCATATTCCTTTTGTTCTTAATATAACCGCGGACGGCGGGTTCACCTCTTCTGATACTTTCGAAATAGCTATAGGGAACCCACCGGTTCTCCTTGTCGATGACGATGACGGGTCAGGAATTGACAGTTATATTAAAGAATCCCTGGATAACAACTGTTATTTCTATGAGGTTTGGGAGGAAGTGGAAAATGGTTATATTACCGGTTCTGAAATGGCTAATTATTCTTCCGTAATTTGGATGACAGGTACGGCTGGTGATATAGAGTCTTCAAACAGGAACGCGATTACTTCATTTTTAGGGTCGGGGGGGAATTTACTTATTACAGGTCAGGATGTAGGCTGGCAGCTTAATTATGAAGGGAACAGCGATGAGATAGCATTTTACAATGACTATCTACGGGCTAATTACATACAGGATGATTCAGGATACAGGAGTCTCACCGGAATAGCTGGAGATCCTGTAGGTGACGGGCTGTCATTTGATATTGGAGGAGGGGACGGAAGTTGCAATCAAAACTGGCCAAGTGAGATTGAACCTCTGGTTAACGCGGAAGCGGTTTTTGAATACCAATCGGGAATAGAAGGGGCTTTGAGATACACCGGTTCGTACAAACTGATTTATTGTGCTTTCGGACTCGAAGCTGTTAATATTTCAGCCGTTCGTGATACTCTGATCAGGCGAAGCCTCGAATGGCTGGTTGATTCATGGCCCGATTTAGAACAACCTCAAGTCGAAGTTATTGCGCCCGATGGCGGTGAAACTTTCAGGTGCGGGCAGGAATGTGAAATATCATGGGCAGCTTCTGATAATACGGGAATAACTTCTGTAGATATACTTTTGTCCCGGGACGGGGGAATGAGCTTTCCCGACACAATTGCAGCCGGAGAATCAAACGACAGTCTTTATACGTGGTTGGTTTCCGACAGCGTGAGTACTTCCAACAGAGTTAGAGTTATCGCGAGGGACGCCGCGGGCCTCGCGCAGTACGATAACTCAGACGGCAATTTTTCAACGGAAGTAATAACAGGTGAGCCGGACAATCCAGAACCTGGACGGTTTATTCTATCTCAGAATATTCCTAACCCTTTTAATCCTATTACAACAATCAGGTTTAATGTTCCACGCAGGTCTAATGTGAATATTTCTGTATATGATGTCGCGGGACGTCTTATTCGTGTTTTACTTGATAAAGAAGTTGAACCCGGACAAAGAGAAATTATTTGGGATGGAACCGATTTCAGAGGAGATAAAGTTGGATCCGGTGTATATCTGTGCAGGATGATTTCAGATGATTTCGAAAAAAGTTCTAAAATGGTACTAATGAGATGA
- a CDS encoding C39 family peptidase, with protein MLITAATFIFLITAVGSAHAIQKTLAVTQVWQHKDTNMFCNVCGAGATHPVHSPGCNHCDMYCGPASVAMYAIFSGRTGNFIQQDDIYDNGKSSQGEITGNGILETHGVGMYAGLASNPPEIQNAFTYGVGSAPYQFGPGGTTNPLLTCSMIELYIDNNQIFLWIDVAGWPSDMTVPSELYYDSGHCKIIAGYDDKDTPEDCTDDSFYIFDPWPTSGSPNWVSQSSVLNNTNDVFLTTYSPESPAGISSWGKIKSMYNE; from the coding sequence ATGTTAATAACAGCAGCCACGTTTATATTTTTGATTACAGCTGTTGGTTCCGCGCATGCGATTCAGAAGACACTGGCGGTTACTCAGGTATGGCAGCACAAAGATACAAACATGTTCTGTAATGTGTGTGGAGCGGGTGCTACACATCCAGTGCATTCACCCGGATGTAACCATTGTGACATGTACTGCGGCCCGGCTTCAGTGGCTATGTATGCCATTTTTTCGGGAAGAACCGGCAATTTTATACAGCAGGATGATATCTATGATAACGGCAAGAGTTCTCAGGGAGAGATAACTGGAAATGGTATTCTTGAAACTCACGGTGTCGGGATGTACGCCGGTCTAGCATCTAACCCACCTGAGATTCAGAACGCCTTTACATATGGTGTCGGCTCTGCTCCCTATCAGTTTGGTCCTGGAGGAACGACAAATCCTTTGCTGACATGTTCTATGATAGAGCTCTACATAGATAATAATCAGATATTCTTGTGGATTGATGTAGCAGGTTGGCCTTCAGATATGACTGTGCCCAGTGAGCTTTATTACGATTCGGGTCACTGTAAAATCATCGCGGGGTATGATGATAAAGATACCCCTGAGGATTGTACGGATGACTCATTCTACATCTTCGATCCCTGGCCTACTTCGGGATCACCCAACTGGGTTTCCCAGAGCAGTGTGCTAAATAACACGAATGATGTTTTCCTTACGACTTATTCACCCGAATCACCGGCGGGGATAAGTTCTTGGGGCAAGATAAAGAGTATGTATAACGAGTAG